A single genomic interval of Arthrobacter sp. NicSoilB8 harbors:
- a CDS encoding triose-phosphate isomerase family protein, whose translation MSLPANPATGTAAAAAGTSPRGAVIGVSLKMYFGYQRTLDYCRDVAAVALAHPAVQSGEIELFVLPALPALPDAARILGVAGAGAGAQDIFWEDEGAYTGEVGGKTVAELGGRYAEVGHAERRRIFGEDDRTIGLKTAAAYRNGLTPVLCVGELQPGSVEEAIRHCTADIDAALNRAQSLGPAGRTIVAYEPQWAIGAPEPATPEYISAVITGLDAHLRALPGQADSRVIYGGSAGPGLIGRLDMSVAGLFLGRFAHDPQALKTILDETAARLGLLLTAGGRP comes from the coding sequence GTGTCACTTCCTGCTAACCCCGCCACAGGCACAGCAGCCGCCGCGGCCGGCACGTCCCCCCGGGGAGCGGTCATCGGCGTCAGCCTGAAAATGTACTTCGGCTACCAGCGCACGCTGGACTACTGCCGCGACGTGGCCGCCGTCGCCCTGGCGCACCCCGCCGTGCAGAGCGGGGAGATCGAGCTGTTTGTCCTGCCTGCCCTGCCAGCGCTGCCCGACGCAGCCCGGATTCTGGGCGTGGCCGGGGCCGGCGCCGGCGCGCAGGACATCTTCTGGGAAGACGAAGGCGCCTACACCGGTGAAGTCGGCGGCAAGACCGTGGCCGAACTCGGCGGACGCTACGCCGAGGTGGGCCACGCCGAACGGCGCCGGATCTTCGGCGAGGACGACAGGACAATCGGCCTCAAGACCGCCGCCGCCTACCGCAACGGGCTCACCCCGGTGCTCTGCGTGGGGGAGCTGCAGCCGGGCTCCGTGGAGGAAGCCATCCGGCACTGCACGGCGGACATCGATGCCGCCCTCAACCGGGCCCAGTCCCTGGGACCCGCAGGTCGGACCATCGTGGCCTACGAACCGCAATGGGCCATCGGCGCCCCGGAACCGGCCACCCCGGAGTACATCAGCGCCGTCATCACCGGCCTGGACGCGCACCTGCGCGCCCTGCCCGGCCAGGCAGACAGCCGGGTCATTTACGGCGGCAGCGCCGGCCCCGGCCTTATCGGCCGTCTGGACATGTCCGTCGCCGGGCTGTTCCTTGGCCGCTTCGCCCACGACCCGCAGGCACTCAAAACCATTCTCGACGAAACCGCCGCGCGCCTCGGGCTCCTGCTGACGGCGGGAGGCCGGCCATGA
- a CDS encoding ribose-5-phosphate isomerase, with protein sequence MSAKLRLVIGSDDAGFEYKEALKADLEASGLVESVRDVGVDATSHTPYPSVAIAAAELVAAGEADRALLVCGTGLGVAIAANKVPGVRAVTAHDSFSVERAILSNNAQVLTFGQRVVGLELARRLAREWLTYTFDETSASAEKVTLIKDYEGVTSC encoded by the coding sequence ATGAGCGCCAAACTGCGCCTGGTCATCGGGTCTGACGACGCCGGATTCGAATACAAGGAGGCCCTTAAGGCGGACCTGGAGGCCAGCGGGCTCGTGGAGTCCGTCCGCGACGTCGGCGTCGACGCCACCAGCCACACGCCCTACCCCTCCGTGGCCATCGCCGCCGCGGAACTCGTGGCCGCCGGCGAGGCCGACCGGGCCCTCCTGGTCTGCGGGACGGGCCTCGGCGTGGCCATCGCAGCGAACAAGGTCCCCGGTGTCCGTGCCGTCACGGCGCACGACAGCTTCTCCGTGGAACGGGCCATCCTGAGCAACAACGCCCAGGTGCTCACCTTCGGCCAGCGCGTCGTCGGCCTGGAACTCGCCCGCCGGCTGGCCCGCGAATGGCTCACCTACACGTTCGACGAAACCTCGGCCTCGGCCGAGAAAGTCACACTGATTAAGGACTACGAGGGTGTCACTTCCTGCTAA
- a CDS encoding dihydroxyacetone kinase family protein: MTRLFNDPAAFADEMIEGFVASHSRWVRRVSGGVVRNTHSTPETVALVIGGGSGHYPAFAGLVGQGMAHGAAMGNLFASPSAQQIYNVAKAANNGGGVLLGYGNYAGDVLHFNQAQARLRAEGIDCRSIAVTDDVSSAPPAEHAKRRGIAGDLTVFKVAAAAAEAGYTMDQAVEIADRANHRTRSFGVAFSGCTLPGADHPLFSVPEGRMAVGMGIHGEPGIGETGIPTADELAELLVAKLLTEIPENLSEGDTSAGAVARPRVVPILNGLGSVKYEELFVVYRRVAQLLAEAGLDAVDPQVGELVTSFDMAGTSLTLFWLDDELETLWHAPADAPAFRRGAVTAAALDAADFTDPAETEATIPDASEESRAGAVRVLAALGAAKNVVDANAEELGRIDAVAGDGDHGIGMERGVRAAVDAAEAAVARGAGAATTLHLAGDAWADKAGGTSGALWGMALRAVGDALGNTTAPDAGAVAAGVAQAAAAIMDFGKAAPGDKTLVDVLVPFRDALSGGVDAGQDLAEAWGAAAAVAQQAAEDTAQLLPLMGRARPHAEKSLGTPDAGAVSMALIVRAIHNTLSEENRVKENA, encoded by the coding sequence ATGACCCGCCTGTTCAATGACCCCGCAGCCTTCGCTGACGAAATGATCGAAGGCTTCGTCGCCTCCCACAGCCGCTGGGTCAGGCGCGTCTCCGGCGGCGTCGTCCGCAACACCCACAGCACCCCGGAGACCGTGGCGCTCGTGATCGGCGGCGGGTCCGGCCACTACCCCGCGTTCGCCGGACTCGTGGGCCAGGGCATGGCGCACGGCGCCGCGATGGGCAACCTGTTCGCCTCCCCGTCCGCCCAGCAGATCTACAACGTGGCGAAGGCCGCGAACAACGGCGGCGGCGTGCTCCTGGGCTACGGCAACTACGCCGGCGACGTCCTGCACTTCAACCAGGCCCAGGCCCGGCTCCGCGCCGAAGGCATCGACTGCCGCAGCATCGCCGTCACCGACGACGTCTCCTCCGCCCCGCCGGCCGAGCACGCCAAGCGCCGCGGGATCGCCGGCGACCTCACGGTCTTCAAAGTGGCGGCCGCCGCGGCCGAGGCCGGGTACACCATGGACCAGGCCGTCGAGATCGCCGACCGCGCCAACCACCGCACCCGCTCCTTCGGCGTCGCCTTCTCCGGCTGCACCCTCCCGGGCGCGGACCACCCGCTCTTCTCCGTCCCCGAGGGCCGGATGGCCGTCGGCATGGGCATCCACGGCGAGCCCGGCATCGGGGAGACAGGCATCCCGACGGCGGACGAACTCGCCGAGCTCCTCGTCGCCAAACTCCTCACCGAAATCCCCGAAAACCTGTCCGAGGGAGACACTTCGGCAGGCGCTGTTGCCCGGCCGCGGGTGGTCCCCATCCTCAACGGCCTGGGCAGCGTCAAATACGAAGAGCTGTTCGTGGTCTACCGCCGCGTCGCCCAGCTCCTCGCCGAGGCCGGCCTGGACGCCGTGGACCCGCAGGTGGGCGAGCTCGTCACGAGCTTCGACATGGCCGGCACCTCCTTGACGCTCTTCTGGCTCGACGACGAACTCGAGACCCTCTGGCACGCCCCCGCCGACGCCCCGGCCTTCCGCCGCGGCGCCGTCACCGCTGCGGCCCTCGACGCCGCCGACTTCACCGACCCCGCCGAGACCGAAGCGACGATCCCGGACGCCTCCGAGGAATCCCGCGCCGGCGCTGTCCGCGTCCTGGCCGCGCTCGGCGCCGCGAAGAACGTCGTGGACGCCAACGCCGAGGAACTGGGCCGCATCGATGCGGTCGCCGGCGACGGCGACCACGGCATCGGCATGGAACGCGGTGTCCGCGCCGCCGTCGACGCCGCGGAAGCCGCCGTCGCCCGCGGCGCCGGCGCCGCCACCACCCTCCACCTCGCCGGCGACGCCTGGGCGGACAAGGCCGGCGGCACCTCCGGCGCCCTGTGGGGCATGGCCCTGCGCGCGGTCGGGGACGCCCTCGGGAACACCACCGCCCCCGACGCCGGCGCTGTCGCCGCCGGGGTGGCGCAGGCCGCCGCCGCCATCATGGACTTCGGCAAGGCCGCTCCCGGGGACAAGACCCTCGTGGACGTCCTCGTCCCGTTCCGCGACGCCCTGTCCGGCGGCGTGGACGCCGGACAGGACCTGGCCGAGGCGTGGGGCGCGGCCGCGGCCGTTGCCCAGCAGGCCGCCGAGGACACCGCCCAGCTGCTGCCCCTCATGGGCCGCGCCCGCCCGCACGCCGAGAAGAGCCTCGGCACCCCCGACGCGGGCGCCGTGTCCATGGCGCTGATCGTCCGAGCCATTCACAACACCCTTTCCGAGGAAAACAGAGTTAAGGAGAACGCATGA
- a CDS encoding MFS transporter translates to MDTTQSVVERSAIRKVAVRLVPFVALMFFINYLDRTAISFAGPNGMNTDLALSAAQFGFASGVFFIGYILLEVPSNLALHKFGARRWLARIMVSWGIVSLLFTWVGSVEQLYVLRFILGVAEAGFFPGAILFLSLWVPSRHRSKILALFYLAQPLTTVIGAPLAALLIQQHGLFGLEGWRVMYFGVAIPAILIGIAAWFYLADSPAKAKWLTPDEKIWLTGALEKEKNETAAGNKHVSVRTVFGNGRVWMLALIYFGFIYGLYALGFFLPTIISGFEGLYGTKFDVFQKGLITAIPYLPAAFALYFWSKDATKRGVKTWHIAVPALVGGLSIPLALFAGSPAATIAIITLTAMSIFAALPNFWTVPTQFLTGAAAAAGIALINTVGNLAGFSAGYVTGWLKDWTGSYNVPMFVVGGFMVLSAVLMVVLARKGTAHRAARNLAPQPGESADSESAAAR, encoded by the coding sequence GTGGACACCACGCAATCAGTGGTCGAAAGATCTGCAATCAGGAAAGTGGCAGTGCGGCTGGTGCCGTTTGTCGCTCTCATGTTCTTCATCAACTATCTGGACCGCACGGCCATCTCCTTTGCCGGCCCCAACGGCATGAACACGGATCTCGCCCTCTCGGCGGCCCAGTTCGGCTTCGCCTCCGGCGTCTTCTTCATCGGCTACATCCTGCTGGAAGTCCCCAGCAACCTCGCCCTGCACAAGTTCGGCGCCCGCCGCTGGCTGGCCCGCATCATGGTCAGCTGGGGCATAGTCTCCCTGCTTTTCACCTGGGTGGGCAGTGTGGAGCAGCTCTACGTCCTGCGCTTCATCCTGGGCGTGGCCGAGGCCGGCTTCTTCCCCGGCGCCATCCTCTTCCTCAGCCTCTGGGTCCCGTCGCGGCACCGCAGCAAGATCCTGGCCCTGTTCTACCTGGCCCAGCCGCTGACCACCGTCATCGGAGCACCGCTGGCCGCCCTCCTCATCCAGCAGCATGGCCTCTTCGGCCTTGAAGGCTGGCGCGTCATGTACTTCGGCGTCGCCATCCCCGCCATCCTGATCGGCATCGCCGCGTGGTTCTACCTTGCTGATTCCCCGGCCAAGGCCAAGTGGCTGACGCCGGATGAAAAGATCTGGCTGACCGGCGCACTGGAGAAGGAAAAGAACGAAACCGCCGCCGGCAACAAGCACGTCAGCGTCCGCACCGTCTTCGGCAACGGCCGGGTCTGGATGCTCGCCCTGATCTACTTCGGTTTCATCTACGGCCTGTACGCTCTCGGCTTCTTCCTGCCGACCATCATCTCCGGCTTCGAGGGCCTGTACGGCACCAAGTTCGACGTCTTCCAGAAGGGCCTGATCACGGCCATCCCGTACCTGCCGGCCGCCTTTGCCCTGTACTTCTGGTCCAAGGACGCCACCAAGCGCGGCGTCAAGACCTGGCACATCGCCGTCCCGGCCCTCGTCGGCGGCCTGAGCATCCCGCTGGCACTCTTTGCGGGATCGCCGGCGGCCACGATCGCGATCATCACCCTCACTGCGATGTCCATCTTCGCGGCCCTGCCGAACTTCTGGACTGTCCCCACCCAATTCCTCACCGGGGCCGCGGCCGCCGCCGGGATCGCCCTGATCAACACCGTGGGCAACCTGGCCGGGTTCAGCGCCGGCTACGTCACCGGCTGGCTCAAGGACTGGACCGGCAGTTACAACGTGCCCATGTTCGTGGTGGGCGGCTTCATGGTCCTCTCGGCCGTCCTGATGGTGGTGCTCGCCCGCAAGGGCACCGCCCACAGGGCAGCCCGGAACCTCGCCCCTCAGCCCGGGGAGTCTGCGGACTCGGAGTCAGCCGCCGCCCGCTAA